Within the Triplophysa dalaica isolate WHDGS20190420 chromosome 2, ASM1584641v1, whole genome shotgun sequence genome, the region TGTCTATGAGAAGAAAACCCTGGTGTGCAGCTTCGGTTGGCAAGTTTGAAGAATCCTGTCTGAGGGTTTGGAGGCCCAAAGACCTCACAAGCCCCACAAACATCATGACAAAATAATATGTCAAATCAGACAGCAATTTCTGCAGTTAATCCCGATTAAATCAAAACCTTCCTTTCAGTTAAGCTCAGAGTGATAGAGCAGAATAATGATGATTTTATCTGAACATCAGACAGTATGAGCGATTCAAATCATTAGAGATGAATTTCCACATTGAAAGAAACACCAGGAACACGTTAGCAACCAGAGACAATGCTGCCATTACAACAActggtttcatttttgggtgaactgttcctttaagatgtGTGTTTATGGTTGATCTCTGAAACACGATCATCAGACCTCTAGTGGacaaaacacatcacaacatCCATTCTCCATTCAACAACATCGGCATCAATACACTCACTTCCTGAACTTTCATAAATAACATGTTGCAAAGCAGAAATTGAGTTTACAAATGGGAGAGTTAAGATATTTAAACTAAGatatatatgatataaaaaTGCACTTGAGAAGCCTTATGGAATAATAGAAAGAGTAAAAAGCTTAACATACATGTATTTGCACTACTCATATTTTGCACAGACTGCTCAGTACTGTATATAGCAACTCCACTGTACATTCTGTAAATCATAGCTTACCTTACTCTGCACTTTCATGTATATAAAACACTATATtcttgcacttctggttagattCTAACTGCATTTCATTAGCTCTGTACTTGTACTCTGCATAATGACATTAAAGTTGATTTGAATCTAAATTGATGACTGATGCTCAAGCTGATGTTCTAGAAAAATCAGATTTTGGATAGTTCCCACCTCCAGCTTGGCACACGAAAGTTGAATTATATTGAGTTATAATATTACACTACAGTCAATATTAGACAACGTAATGAAAAAGGCTTTCTGGCgacattttatttagtttttttaacaatgtggTCACACTgtattaaaagaaacatttagaggaagattgaaagctttttgacAAACACAAGCTATTTATCTGTCATAAACACTTGACAGCACTTGAGCCAGTAAATGTAGACTATGTGTCTACTTAATGTTTGGTTTAATCTGCTAAATCTGTGTGATGCTATTAAACTATGAATGTCTATGAGGAATGCAAAAAATCCAGAGTTGAACAAGTTTCTGATCTGTTTCTCTGTTGTGTCAATTATTTCAGGCTGTTGAAAAGTTGACTGAACTGTAGATCATATCAGCGCATCtgcatacaaaatatgaatgTGTAATTTCAGATGTTTTGTTGTCTGAAGGTAATTATcacgtgtttgtttttaacacacAGAGCTGTGAAGAACAGTTCAATGTTTCTCACCTGTGAGGATCAGACGTAGgattcattttaaagttcatATACTGGCATTCATCCTCTTTATCCTCATTCATCACGTCTTTGTTTCTGATGTATTGGACACTGGCATATTGAACATCATCAGCATCAGCAAACACTGAGGCttctctctgattggctgatacTTGTGAATAAAGTGAAACATCATTGGCTGAAGCTGCTCCTGTTGATCCACTAAAGTGATTGTCCTGAAGtgttgaacaaataaaataatcacattatATAAATGTGCTGTGAGATATTATTGaataataatttcaataaaaatgatcaattagaaacaaacacattgtAACTCTGGCGTGAATTTGCTGACTTGCCTGATTTTGAACGTTAACTTCAGATCCACCGTCTCTTCTTTTCTTcctaaagaaaaacagacaaaggaaagaaaagaaaatgaaaatatgttaattacatatttaataatgcAGATCAGGTTAGTATGTAATGACATACAGCCTAGAAATGCCTCTATGTTCTCGGTGTAGCAATTACTTAATATTCACCCACCATATAAACAggatgatgaaggtgatgatgatgaacaaTCCTCCACATCCTGCCACTATCCCAGAAACTACAGCAGAACTCTGAACTCCTAAAACAACATGTTGATGAAGATCACATCATAAAATATGACACATgttatatatttactgtaaatacctTTAACAGTGAGTGATACAGCAGCTGATCTCTGAGATCCATGTTTATTCTGAGCCACACAGTAAAACCATCCACTGAGACTAGAATTAATGTTAGTGATGCTGAACGTCTGTCCAGATCCAACAGATGATGTTTGATTCTCTTTAAACCAGCTGTAGATGTGAACAGGtggatttgattcactgctgcaggtcagattcactgaatcaCCCTCCACTATTACACCAGAAGAACTGATGGACACTTTGACATGTCTTGGTGCATCTACAACAGATAGATTTTCATTATCATTTGcataaacagtaaaatacaCAATATCAATGTACTTCACTGTCAAACAGAGCTTCTGTCACTTACAAATCACATCCATCTTCACAGCTTCTGAATATTTCTCTCCATGTTTATTTCTGGTCTTGCACTTGTATTCTCCACTGTGATCTGATCTGATGCTTGAGATTCTGTAGATGTTTCCAAATCCTACAAACTTTTCTCCTTTAAACCAGTTGTAGATGTGAACAGGtggatttgattcactgctgcaggtcagagTCACTGAATCACCCTCCACTATTACACCAGAAGAACTGATGGATGCCACAACATTTCTTGGTGCAACTGGAAAAGATTATACAACCATTGTACGtcattttatgaattttaaaGGGGTTTGCGCTTTGTTACTGGTTCTGGCACACATATTTTCACATACAtgctaaaacacacaaaagcaataCGTTTACAGCATCAAAAACATGTCAGACCCACAACACTGTTACTTACACATCACATCCATCATCACAGCTTCTGAATATTTCCCTCCATGTATATATTTGGACCAGCACGTGTATTCTCCACTGTCATCCGATCTGATGTTTGAGATGCTGTAGATGTTTCCAGATCCTACAAATTTTCCTCCTTTAAACCAGCTGTAGGTGTGAACAGGTGGATTTGACtcactgctgcaggtcagattcactgaatcaCCCTCCACTATTACACCAGAAGAACTGATGGACACTGAGGTTTTCTCTGGAGGATctagaaaaataatatataaatagaaatCAAAAGGGAGTTGTTGGCTATATATAATGATCTATTTCTGAACTGTTTCACGGTGACACAATCTGATATATACTTCAAGATTAGACATGCATATTCAAAGACTGGATTATTAAACAGTCATGTTTGTTATCTCatacacatttttcataaatgtagTAATTTTGCTTTTGTATGTTAATGAATCAGTGTTTACTCACATTCAACACTGAGATAAACATCAGAATACGCAAAAGGTTCAGATCCTCTTATAGCACATCTATAGACTCCTGAATCATGACGACTGACTGACTGCAGATGAAACTCATTCACTGTGTGTTCAgttaatgtctgtgtgtttctgtaccagatgaatgttgtttcttcagtcaGTCTGCAGGTGGTTTTACATGTAAGAGTGACTGAATCTCCCTCTTTCACTCTCTGTTGTGTCTCCACCTGGAGGTCTGacagcaaaacaacaacaaactctCTGTGTGATCATCAtcataatacagaataaaatatatcaatatcatcacaacatcaactttataaatttatatcagatcagagttacacAATTTAATGTCTCATGTTCTCTGTGTGTTAATATGATTCTGTAGATCTACCTGTGACATCAAGCTGAACTCCAGGAGTCCCTCTCCATTCTCCACTGTATAGTCTGCTTGTAAATATGGAGTAGTAAACGCCTTTATCAGCTTTCTTTCACATGTGTTAAAGTGATGCTGTTAGTGTGACACTGAACCTTTTCTCTGTAATATGTGTCAGAACACAGGTTTGGTGACACTGAAACAGGTTGATGTGTTGTTTTGGTCCAGTATGATGATGTGATCCAATAACCAGGAGGATAAATACAGGACATTCTCACTGTTGAGCCTCTTACTGCACAAACATACGAAGAATTATAATTCACTCCCCAAACCTGCTGACCATCAACATctgaaacaaagaaatgagGAAACAATTGAAGGCATAACACAACATCATGCAAgtttatatcaatatttatttttctttctgaaaATCATTCAAACACTCATAACATAAGTCAAGACACAAAGTATAAAGTGAGTGTATAAGTGTGAAGACTGAAGTGTGATCTGCACTTACCAGCAGTCATGAGCAGAAACATCAGAGATATTGTGAAACATGTCGCCATAGCAAACTCTACAATCACACAACATACAATTGACATGAGATGAACAAACTGCAAATGTTCACAAACACTCATTTCTGCATCATTTCATTAGTCTGTTTTTCATCTTCAACAACTACAGTCATGATcatgaacaaaatattttgttgattgagttcaaatattttgtttgtttttgtttactgttCTTTTCCATTAACAGCTTTACAGATTGATTCActcaaaacaatgtaaaaatggtCTTACCGTGATGTGATGCCGTCTGTGTTAgtacacaaaaaagaaatgaaatgaagatgAAGAGCTGTTTTTAACTGATGGACTGATTTAACTGATGTGTTTTCCATACTTTAATGCGAAGcttaaaatacaatgaatatTTTGGGTCTTCCTCTTTCTCAGCGTTTGCTCTCTTCATCTGACCAACATGAGAGGAGCTCTAGAAACAAAGTGAATGAAATGTCTCCAGATGTaaaatcacacaacaaacatccTCATAAGAAAAGTTCACAGCTTTATAAGAACCTGTTACAAGTCTTGAGGACCAACACTGAGATCAGGGCTACAGGATTTAACTCCGAATAAGATGTCGATGTCACTTCCTCATTCAGACACATTTTCTGTATTGTGAGTCAGAGTCGTGACGTTTGAGGATGAGACCGGGGCTTTACCGTAACTACCCTGAACACAAGTACATGACTGTGTGTTAGCCAAACAACGTCAGAATCTGCAAAAGAACAAATAAcacctgtttacatttcaccTGTTTGAGTTCAAGATCTGTTTTAAATAGCAAAGACATGCACTGATGTGTTAGTATTGATCTTTTACTGACATAGAGTCGTCGGTGTCGTGACATAGCTGAGAGAAAACAATCCTTTCCCCCTGACTATAAACGCATGATGTTAACCATGTTTAGCCTGCATTAAaatctctttttgtgttcaacagagcaagaTACCTATAAAAACAGAGTCGTATTGGGTCAGAGACTCCGTGCAGCATCTGAGACTGAACAAACAACCCAAAGAATGGCCAGAGGTGTCGTTTCAACACATTGTTTGGGTCACAGGATCATCCAACTGTCTCTATTTTGATCCCATGTTCATTAAAGCTATCCTATAGAAGACTATCATGACTTCACatgttaaatgaatacattacGCACAGTTTTGACTGTAGGACACAACATTACCCCACTTAgaaattcattataatgaagcAGCTTAACGTGGTTCAATGCAGCGATCAACTAAGAACACAGATTTTTCTGTCATTATGTTGATGTTTGATATCAGTGGTAAAGATGAACTTAATAATTTGGTTACACATTCCATTGTTTTGGTACATTAGGCCACGAAGCTGCTTCCTTGTAATGGACGTCTATGGTGAGGACAAAagtatgtgttattttaatcaaatgtcAGTTCAGTATTGTAATAACGAGACGTGTAAACATTAATAATTTATGTTGgtcactttaaataatttatgatttagaatTATTATGATATAACTACAAAATGTACTCTATGAAAGAGTGTAAGATAATTATCAGTCCCACAAACAACTTACCAAATCACCAAAGCattgaatgaaaatgattttttcagATTAAATGTTTTAGAAGTTGCGGTGCAGGGGGACGGGACCACATCGGCCTGTTTTTTTTGCCGTGTATAAAACTTCAGGTCAgggttttttaacatttaaaaaattcagAACACTGAATAGCAATTTTTGGACACTGCATCAAGCAAAAATCAATCGTAATCAATACAAAGAGCTGAGATTAAGCACCTGACCAGGTCTACACGCAGGAGTGTTTTCCCACACGACATAAATGGAAATTACGTTTGAATGGCCATTCCCAGCTATGCCGACCATGTCTATAACAATAAAATCAGCTGGATGAATTTCCAAACCAAAAGAAACATCAGGGAAATTTTATAAACCAAAATGTATGCTGCGTTGAcaacacaaaagtttttttaggtAAACTCGTGGTGTCCAACTCAGTTCCTGGCGGCGTTCTGCatagtttagctccaaccctcaTCAGACACCTGATTCAGCTCATCCAgatcttcaggatcactagaaactGCCAAGCAGGTGTgtgttggagctaaactgtgcagagctggaAGTTAGTTTGACAGTTTAAGATGTGTGTTACTGTGTAGATCTCTGAAACACGATCATAAGCCCTCTAGTGGATAAATCACAACATCCATTCTCCACAGAGACAACATCAGCACCTTCTGAGTCAACTCAATGAACTTTCTGATCGCTACACAGATCCATCAAAACTACACACTcttcaaaagaaaaaagctttattaaattacttaaattaTACATCAAATGTTAACAAGTCAGAtgaataaaaatcttaacatGACAATTATAAAGTATGTTCATTGCATGTTAACTATTAGTAACgaataataacaaataacaatagCAATCAGAACAGAGCTCTCACTgttagagcgagagagagtttaatgtgtgtttactgCTATTGTATCATATTCAGAAGATCTGGACTGAAGCTCAAGAGTCGTGTAGACGCCATCAGCAGCCCTGCACTGATCCGACTGTGAAAGAAACATGAAGAATAGATCTTGTTTTCATGTGAATTTGAGTGTAATAATGTTTGTGAATGAATGTTTGTCAGATTTACTCTGATTGTGTTGTAAATGTCTGCAGATGTTCTGGACGCAGGATTCAGAGCTGTGTATGTATTATCACTCCAGTCAGCCGTCTATAGAGAAAGATGTTCATCATTATTCATAAACAATATTTGATTTAGAGTTCAATGTGACATCAGCACTGAAGGATTCATGAGATGAAGCAGAATCTACAGCAGCTGGAGAtgaagatgtgtgtttgttcaccTGTGTTTGATTCATGTGTTCTGCTCTACTATCAGTCCTCCTCTTCCTAAAGAGAAAAATAACCTCATAAATGTGATAAACTGCATTACAATCAATGAATAAAacaatcttttaaaatatactaaacTCACTTAATAAAcaggatgatgaagatgatgatgatgaagaacaatCCTCCACATCCTGCCACAATACCAGAAACTGTGTACAGAGCAGAACCCTGAACTcctacaataaaatgtttatggaaaaaaacaatttacaaccACCATGACTGAATGACGACACCATGAGTGAATAATGAACCAGCAACCTGTTACAGTGAGTGATACAGCAGCTGATCTCTGAGATCCATGTTTATTCTGAGCCACACAGTAAAACCATCCACTGAGACTAGAATTAATGTTAGTGATGCTGAACGTCTTTCCAGATCCAACAGATGATGTTTGATTCTCTTTAAACCAGCTGTAGATGTGAACAGGtggatttgattcactgctgcaggtcagattcactgaatcaCCCTCCACTATTACACCAGAAGAACTGATGGACACTTTGACATGTCTTGGTGCATCTACAACAGATAGATTTTCATTATCATTTGcataaacagtaaaatacaCAATATCAATGTACATCACTGTCAAACAGAGCTTCTGTCACTTACAAATCACATCCATCTTCACAGCTTCTGAATATTTCTCTCCATGTTTATTTCTGGTCTTGCACTTGTATTCTCCACTGTGATCTGATCTGATGCTTGAGATTCTGTAGATGTTTCCAGATCCTACAAGTTTTCCTCCTTTAAACCAGCTGTAGATGTGAACAGGtggatttgattcactgctgcaggtcagagTCACTGAATCACCCTCCACTATTACACCAGAAGAACTGATGGATGCCACAACATTTCTTGGTGCAACTGGTAAAGATTATACAACCATTGTACGtcattttatgaattttaaaGGGGTTTGCGCTTTGTTACTGGTTCTGGCACACATATTTTCACATACAtgctaaaacacacaaaagcaataAGTTTACAGCATCAAAAACATGTCAGACCCACAACACTGTTACTTACACATCACATTCAGCATCACAGCTTCTGAATATTTCCCTCCATGTATATTTTTGGACCAGCACGTGTATTCTCCACTGTCATCCGATCTGATGTTTGAGATGCTGTAGATGTTTCCAGATCCTACAAATTTTCCTCCTTTAAACCAGCTGTAGGTGTGAACAGGTGGATTTGACtcactgctgcaggtcagattcactgaatcaCCCTCCACTATTACACCAGAAGAACTGATGGACACTGAGGTTTTCTCTGGAGGATctagaaaaataatatataaatagaaatCAAAAGGGAGTTGTTGGCTATATATAATGATCTATTTCTGAACTGTTTCACGGTGACACAATCTGATATATACTTCAAGATTAGACATGCATATTCAAAGACTGGATTATTAAACAGTCATGTTTGTTATCTCATACACATTTTTCATGAATGTAGTAATTTTGCTTTTGTATGTTAATGAATCAGTGTTTACTCACATTCAACACTGAGATAAACATCAGAATACGCAAAAGGTTCAGATCCTCTTATAGCACATCTATAGACTCCTGAATCATGACGACTGACTGACTGCAGATGAAACTCATTCACTGTGTGTTCAgttaatgtctgtgtgtttctgtaccagatgaatgttgtttcttcagtcaGTCTGCAGGTGGTTTTACATGTAAGAGTGACTGAATCTCCCTCTTTCACTCTCTGTTGTGTCTCCACCTGGAGGTCTGacagcaaaacaacaacaaactctCTGTGTGATCATCAtcataatacagaataaaatatatcaatatcatcacaacatcaactttataaatttatatcagatcagagttacacAATTTAATGTCTCATGTTCTCTGTGTGTTAATATGATTCTGTAGATCTACCTGTGACATCAAGCTGAACTCCAGGAGTCCCTCTCCATTCTCCACTGTATAGTCTGCTTGTAAATATGGAGTAGTAAACGCCTTTATCAGCTTCTGTCACATGTGTTAAAGTGATGCTGTTAGCGTGACACTGAACCTTTTCTCTGTAATATGTGTCAGAACACAGGTTTGGTGACACTGAAACAGGTTGATGTGTTGTTTTGGTCCAGTATGATGATGTGATCCAATAACCAGGAGGATAAATACAGGACATTCTCACTGTTGAGCCTCTTAC harbors:
- the LOC130436141 gene encoding B-cell receptor CD22-like, producing MATCFTISLMFLLMTADVDECPVFILLVIGSHHHTGPKQHINLFQCHQTCVLTHITEKRLYSGEWRGTPGVQLDVTDLQVETQQRVKEGDSVTLTCKTTCRLTEETTFIWYRNTQTLTEHTVNEFHLQSVSRHDSGVYRCAIRGSEPFAYSDVYLSVEYPPEKTSVSISSSGVIVEGDSVNLTCSSESNPPVHTYSWFKGGKFVGSGNIYSISNIRSDDSGEYTCWSKYIHGGKYSEAVMMDVMFAPRNVVASISSSGVIVEGDSVTLTCSSESNPPVHIYNWFKGEKFVGFGNIYRISSIRSDHSGEYKCKTRNKHGEKYSEAVKMDVIYAPRHVKVSISSSGVIVEGDSVNLTCSSESNPPVHIYSWFKENQTSSVGSGQTFSITNINSSLSGWFYCVAQNKHGSQRSAAVSLTVKGVQSSAVVSGIVAGCGGLFIIITFIILFIWKKRRDGGSEVNVQNQDNHFSGSTGAASANDVSLYSQVSANQREASVFADADDVQYASVQYIRNKDVMNEDKEDECQYMNFKMNPTSDPHRCADMIYSSVNFSTA
- the LOC130408775 gene encoding B-cell receptor CD22-like, which encodes MATCFTISLMFLLMTADVDGQQVWGVNYNSSYVCAVRGSTVRMSCIYPPGYWITSSYWTKTTHQPVSVSPNLCSDTYYREKVQCHANSITLTHVTEADKGVYYSIFTSRLYSGEWRGTPGVQLDVTDLQVETQQRVKEGDSVTLTCKTTCRLTEETTFIWYRNTQTLTEHTVNEFHLQSVSRHDSGVYRCAIRGSEPFAYSDVYLSVEYPPEKTSVSISSSGVIVEGDSVNLTCSSESNPPVHTYSWFKGGKFVGSGNIYSISNIRSDDSGEYTCWSKNIHGGKYSEAVMLNVMFAPRNVVASISSSGVIVEGDSVTLTCSSESNPPVHIYSWFKGGKLVGSGNIYRISSIRSDHSGEYKCKTRNKHGEKYSEAVKMDVIYAPRHVKVSISSSGVIVEGDSVNLTCSSESNPPVHIYSWFKENQTSSVGSGKTFSITNINSSLSGWFYCVAQNKHGSQRSAAVSLTVTGVQGSALYTVSGIVAGCGGLFFIIIIFIILFIKKRRTDSRAEHMNQTQTADWSDNTYTALNPASRTSADIYNTIRSDQCRAADGVYTTLELQSRSSEYDTIAVNTH